GGAAGGGCCAAAAACAGCCCTGGAGGCAGCGCTTTTAGCCGGGGAGGCGAGCCGTAGGCGCCTGAAGGACCTGGCCCTGCAAGAAGCTGACCTGGTCATCGCCCTCAATCCCCCCATGGCCATCGACACCTTTGACCACGAGGCCCTCCCCTTGGTTTACCAGCTTGGGCAGAAGCGGGCCAGGGAACACCTCGAGAGGATCAAGGCCCTGTCCCGGGTGCGCCTAAAGGATGTGGCCCGGGCCCTGAGGCTTTCCCAATAGAAACTACTTTCTGGCCAGCAAGGCCCGTTCCGAGCGGGACCAAAGGTACAAAAACCCAAGGACCCCCAGGAGAAAAAGCAGAAAACCCCCTGGCCAAAGGAGGAGGCCCATCACCCCCAAAAAGAAGAAGAGGGCTCCCCCCAAACCCACCACCCGCAAGGGGGTGAGGGGCTCCTCCCCTTCCCTCCGCCAACTGGCCTCCGCCTGAAAAAGAAGCCATAAAGCGCCTCCCAGGGCCAAGGCCCAAAGCAGGGGGTGGGATGCCCGGGGCACCACCCAGGCCAGGAGAAAGAGCACCCCCCCTTGGAGAACCAGGAGGAAACCCGCATAAAGCCTAAGGCCCCGAAGGCGCAAGGAAGAAGGGGCCTTCGGATCCAGGAGGGCTTCCAAAAGCCCCCAAAGACCTTCTTTGCGCTCGGGTGCAGGCATGGGCCTAGTGGTGCAGGACCCGTTGCAGGAAGGCCCGGGTCCTCCCCTCCCTGGGGGAGGAGAAGATCTCCTCCGGCCTCCCCTCCTCCACAATCTGACCCCCGTCCATGAAGATCACCCGGTCCGCCACCTCCCGGGCAAACCCCATCTCGTGGGTCACCACCAGCATGGTCATCCCCCCTCGGGCCAGGTCCCGCATCACGTCCAACACCTCCCCCACCATCTCCGGGTCCAGCGCACTGGTGGGCTCGTCAAACAGCATCACTTTGGGCTCCATGGCCAAGGCCCGGGCAATGGCCACCCGTTGCTGCTGGCCCCCGGATAACTGCCCCGGGTACTTCCTCGCCTGGTCCAGGATCCCCACCCGCTCCAAAAGCTCCAAGGCCTTCCGCTCCGCCCGCTCCCGGGTCCAGCCCCTCACCCGCATGGGGGCCAGAACGATGTTCTCCAGCACCGTCATGTGGGGGAAGAGGTTGAACTGCTGGAAGACCATCCCCACCTCCCGCCGCACCTCCTTGAGGGCCCGCTCCTCCTTCACGTTG
The genomic region above belongs to Thermus antranikianii DSM 12462 and contains:
- a CDS encoding amino acid ABC transporter ATP-binding protein; translation: MKAVDPIIRIHNLQKWFGTLHVLKGIHLEVAPGEKLVIIGPSGSGKSTLIRCINRLEDFQEGEVVVDGHNVKEERALKEVRREVGMVFQQFNLFPHMTVLENIVLAPMRVRGWTRERAERKALELLERVGILDQARKYPGQLSGGQQQRVAIARALAMEPKVMLFDEPTSALDPEMVGEVLDVMRDLARGGMTMLVVTHEMGFAREVADRVIFMDGGQIVEEGRPEEIFSSPREGRTRAFLQRVLHH